The genomic region AGTTATAATGAATATACTTTCACTTTCTCGTTCACTCCACTCGGGCTGTGTGGGATTCAGTCTGACATTTGAGCAAcaggataaaaataaacctgtgTCAGAGCGTAGCCTACTGATCTTTACTTGACATCGATTTCACTTCAGCTGTTTTCATGGCGTGTttccttttacttgagtaatattataaaTCAGCCAACTAATGATCTTTTCAGACACTGTGACAGCGTTTGGCTTTGGATACAAGCAGAAAGTTTGTGTTTCATGCTCTCCgttttatttatgaatgaaGAAGTTACTGATTATTCATATTCTGCTTGTCCTTTGGAAATATCAGCATTTATGTATTATTCCATGTTAAAAAGTGTAATGATTAATTTTATACACCATTTCTGTGTGATTCTTGATTTACAAATTGATTATCGTCATTGTGATtatcaagaaaaagaaaaaaaactcaactaTTCAACTGCCCTGTTTTCTACCTGAGCCAATTGTGGCAcagcagtaaaataaaaatatcagatcaAGTTTCTAATTCACTGCAgaacaaaattacacaaaactatGTTGTACATGAACATGGCCTATTAAAGCATCTATTTTAAACGAGATCTTCCTCTAAAGCTCTAAGGCTCTAAAGCTCCTCTAAAGCTCCACTCACACATCGTTTCTAGTAAATTACCAGGTACAAAATCATCAGCAGTGACCACCGTTCACACATGCACCAGGTTTGAGGTGAAGTCCAAAACGGGACAAAAACAAGTGCGTCAGCTCAAAAAGTCACTGTAAGGTCAGGAcgacattttaaaaagatgcTGTATGATTGAAAATGCTTTTGTTCAAAATACTGCCGACAATTGCGTTTACTCTAAAACAGATGGAAATGAAAGGGTCACGTGGATTACTTGGGTTGATGATCTTATTAGCGAGTGATGGTCAAATATTCAGGAAATGCTGGGGTCCAAATTCACAACAAAGCCAAACATTCTTGACAAATTTGATAATGAGGGCGCTCCTGCTGATCCAAAGAAGTACAGTTTGGCAGTTTAATCCATGTAACTATTCGCTCTGATCTACGTTTTATTGTTAGTAAATGATCTTAATCTCTTTATAGGCCTCAtcactgtcacaataatcactatatcaacatATTGTTCAACGCATGACACGtgaaacaatcatttttgggagtcaatatttattgtgtcgtactttttctttgcactcacaacttctatgactcgttacaaatacaaactagcgactaaagtgtttcattctgctgtttatctaTTGAatctcagttgtttttttttgcaatactgtagatttagaagagtttttgtggttcaaattctgttgggtttttgtgtcagtggcataaattagtttcagtgttatcgttcatcgtctatatttatttcagcgATGTATTGTACTTCAAAAGTGTTGCAGCTAAACACATGTTGAGGTATTTGAAAGGCCCTGTGTTACAAGAAACATGATGCAGATGTAAAACTTGTGGCCCATAGTGAAGCCGACTGGGATGAGCAGAACGACAGGCCTAGTGTGACTTATGACTGCTTTAGCTCGACTATTATCTCCTATTATCTACTATAGAGATACATTATTCACGATGACACAAAGCAGTGACGTAATGACACTGAGACCATGGCACTTTCTCACTTAAAGTTAAACATTCCAAGTGCCCTGGAACGCATCATGTGCAGCAGCGGAGTGCAACGGTCACGCGAACAACAGGAATAATTATGACCGAATGGATGGGATCTTGACTAAACCACAGGTATAATCAAACATGAGAAGAAAATATCTGCAATTTGAGACAGTTTGATGTGGTTTTAGAGCTTAAATCTATAGAACTGCAAGGACCACAAATAATAATGTGAATAAATGATCAAACAGAAAACTAATTAGCATAAAATAACATTGATGTACAACtcgtggagaaagccctctctgcttgtggacgtccaaaatgggccttcaatagatctgagagataaaaaacaggacaacagggaatctgaacctagaagaaaaggtgtaactattcagatcagagaattttcagacagtttgagattccagtctatttcaaacctacaaacactttaagacagaaactgtttcccccaaaggacaaaaccctgagccacaaacaaagtaatgtgtctactccattcagtgaagagtgcagagagccttacactggagaaactaaacactccataagagaatggaCCAACACcgtcgagagagcagctcagggacacagtctgctgttcatctacatcttaaagacactaaccactcgtttgaagacagtgaaggtCAGAtgtgagccagagaaaagaaatggtttgagagaggagttaaaaagctatttataaaagacaatccatctttgaacagaaatggcggcctgagacatcatctctcccccatctataaacCCACCCCCAGAAACAaaaaggaacaaagagaacaatagggtgAACCAGTaggaccattaaaggttgaatggagaccattaagactgaaactggagacaatagctgtttacagtttcagtgtagttatctcctccttcagacagatataaggccgtgtccagcagtgaatctgaccagaactgaagaaacggtttggacgagcagcgaaacgtcttcactccaacattGACTTACGTTCTCAAGGACACAGGAACACttgatgaaataaaattaaaagaaacACGAACACTACAACTACCAAAATGTCCGTTGGCAGAGGATGAATCCTGATTGATTGAGGAGAGGAGATGGCACTCTGGTTTCTCCCatcaatcaaaaacatgcactgtgggttaaatcctccagctaaggctgACCTgatcaagactagctcaagatctggacatGGGCCCCTCGGcgttgacaggtttaacccagacacagaagaatgggtcaaatgcagaggacacttcCCTACAGTGACAATATGGGCTACCTTAACTTAACTAAAACCTGATCTGTagtttggcctggtggcgttcTCTGCttgttcaattcagttcaatttatttttgtaaagcccaaaatcacaacagtagcTGCCTCTTCTCTTAGCGCTGAACATGAgcattgatttaaacaacagaaagttagaaaatcaacaatgaaacagaaagagacaagcaaattgatcaacagaaaacaagcaaatggagaactgtcccagaacatcccctgtttttagaccctccttctcggcaaggaaaaacaaaaaaaaaaactgtggataaaagagaaacctcgaggagaaccacttgaaggagagatccactcccacggacgggcagctgcagatgtgtccaggactaatgtgcattcatttacagatagagttcaagtctgtaagGCCAGAGCTACTCAACTAAGGGAAAAGAAGGAGGTTTATAGGGACAGAAAGAGGCTCTGTTTCCATGatggatactgtggaacattccaggcaaagcaatgacatctccatggagacaagcagaaacaTGACATAGTGCAGTTTTGAACTTTtccttcagaaagtttgatttcatgaaGCTGGTCTCTGTTGTTAGGTCACGTCAATAACAGTGAATAATTGTAAACtggtgatgtttcttctcacccTCATTAACTGTGAAATCGGCAGGTGAACGGGCACCTCCTGAAGTGGATCGACACGCCCGGACTGTTCGACACGGGGCGCGAGAAGGAGATGAAGTCCGAGATCTTAAAGTGCCTCACTGAGTGCCACTCGGGACCCCACGTGTTCCTCATTGTGCTCAAGGTCGACCGACACACGTCCCAAGAGCAGGCCGTTATAAACAAACTCCAGGAATACTTCTCCAAGGGCGCGCTGGAGTACGCTATTTTGCTGTTCACCGGCGGAGACCAACTGGACGAGGAAACAACCATCCAGGAATTTGTGTATGAGAATGAGGGTTTGAGGCAGCTTCTGGAGAAATGTGGCAACCGTGTCCATGTGGTAGACAACTAATACTGGGGAGAGAACAAGGACGTGTACAGGAGCAACCGGTACCAAGTGTCTGAGCTGTTCCGAACCATAGAGCAAATGAAGATCGCCAATGGTGGACGGTACTACACCAACAACTTCCTGCAGCTCAGCATGGAGGAGATGATACTGAAGACTTACAGCTGCACAGCGGGAGCACTGCTGTTGGCTTTTCTTGGCAAAGCAGTCCTGAATTCAGCCACTTAGCGTAATTTTAGCTGAGCAATCACACCTATACCAATCTTATCTTTCTCTGGTTATTGCGGCGTTTCAGATGGCATCGCAACATTCTATAGCAGttcaaattaaagccgcaagcagcGATAAAGGCACGCACAGCCCTCTATCCTCCAGCAACCGCCATATCCACTCCACAACTCCAGTACTTTTTTCTTCCTGTTGTAAATTCTGTGTACTTTCTAGTGGGGCGCTATTGCATGGACCTTCCCTGTTATTACCAATGTATCTGCCAAATTTAATGCAtatcagtaaaagtaataataatatttcatgtCAGTAAAAGTAATATGTAAGGTATAGGTAGATGGAGCTATAGAAATGACTACTTGAAAATGTTGTCTCAGGTTTAGGCTTTTGTTTGAGTTCGGTCACTCagtattcattttacctgccttTATCTGCATTAAATAACActggtctatagaatgttgtgatgtcgtctaaAACTCAGCAATAATGATATGATATAGCTTGGTAGTTTGTCCTGGTTGAGGTTCCCATTTATTTCTAAGGCTATTTGCACTTTACCCGTTTAAACCAAACCTTTACAAGAGCATTGCACCGACATTTGGGTCAATTATGTGCcgtttgttttgggtttgggtgtttttactattctatatatttttgtctggatttgtgttttgtctgattgTGTGGCAGGTGTATTGAATTTAATtagctcttaaaaaaaaaaaaaaaaaaaaaaaaaaaaaagtaaataaaggtacttcttgtctttttatttGCTAATAGGATATACATATGGTGAAACTCAATAGCCTGCTGAACTTTTCTTTTGGTACGGAGCGTCTGGCCCCCTTAGTTTGTGGAAAatcaaaaaatacaggaagcagtGCTGAGTTCTAAAGTAGAATACATGTACAGAAAATTACATCCAAAATGCACagacaaggaagacatttttcaaacagtttaaaccctcatttaataaaagaaaagttaTACTTATTTTTGTCTAATTGTAACTATTGTGCAGTTCATACATGTTTTgctccttgtttacattatggttgctataggtaacagttatgaaatcaCCTCTATGTacgtcacatctgctgctctgTCCAAACAAGAAGTAAAGTAATAAACTTGACCAGAATTCAAAACGACCAAACTAGGGAAGATTTttaatcaaacttaaatataGGCTTAAATAATGTCacattaattatgttttagtgaaatgagtaggcTAACCtgcctatttttattattctgaaacTGGTGTGACGGGAAAAGCAGTTAATGAAGGTGTGGTATGATGGTTCATAAGCCTGTGTTACTAAACCTTcactaaagtaaaagtttaggactgtacttaagtacacattttaggtatctgtactttaaataagtacattttaaagtggatactgtttacttttgctcgactacatttgagagcagtatctgtactttcttctccactacattcttgaactggactgaaaagcaaaagtattttttattactgttagaaacctgaaaagtctgaggggtttattttgaacacattcagataaaaacagctaggatcaatttcattgtttctgttgaacaaatctTTATCCAAATCACTATCCCTGAAGTCCCAGGGCCTTGTGTAGGCTTGTGCATTGGTGACTCCGCCTGCTTCAGAAATGAAAGTACAGTGACAGTCCAGTGCAGCTGGAGACAGCAGAGTCCAGACAAACCAAACCATGCAAGGTAGGCCTTCTCCACTCTGCTTTTAAAGGAAAAGACTTAGAATTTAACACTTTTACAGTTGTTATCCCAAGAGAGGAGATGCATGTTGTTCAAACTCATTTTTCTCATCCATTCATTTCTGTGCCAAtgtgagcgccccctggtgttcaCACAGGCCATTCACTACAacagaggtggaaagtaacgaagtacaagtagtagaaaaaattctacttaagtttTTATCTAAGTagaatctgtattttacttaagtacatttctacagtggacactttttactgttacttcactacatttgagagcagtatctgtactttcttctccactacattcttgaactggactgaaaagcaaaagtattttttattactgttagaaacctgaaaagtctgaggggtttattttgaacacattcagataaaaacagctaggatcaatttcattgtttctgttgaacaaatctTTATCCAAATCACTATCCCTGAAGTCCCAGGGCCTTGTGTAGGCTTGTGCATTGGTGACTCCGCCTGCTTCAGAAATGAAAGTACAGTGACAGTCCAGTGCAGCTGGAGACAGCAGAGTCCAGACAAACCAAACCATGCAAGGTAGGCCTTCTCCACTCTGCTTTTAAAGGAAAAGACTTAGAATTTAACACTTTTACAGTTGTTATCCCAAGAGAGGAGATGCATGTTGTTCAAACTCATTTTTCTCATCCATTCATTTCTGTGCCAAtgtgagcgccccctggtgttcaCACAGGCCATTCACTACAacagaggtggaaagtaacgaagtacaagtagtagaaaaaattctacttaagtttTTATCTAAGTagaatctgtattttacttacgTACATTTCTAcagtggacactttttactgttacttcactacatttgagagcagtatctgtactttctactccactacattttttaacaggactgaagtaaaaagtacttttcatatgatttgagggcctatttctaccatgtttgtggtgacatcttcattatagtttttgagttcaagcttcgactttgagcaaacaaaaataaacacacaaaattcataagaaaaattaagatattaatttgtattgatactgttgaccaaaatatgtatcatttttatctatatcagtacatttacttcatttactttactacatttatttacaaaagataTCTTAAAATGGCTGACAGCTTCTTTAAATTATAATAGTTTCTGGACTATATTAAAATATGCTGTGTGTTAGAGTTGAGCAAATAGGCAAAGTccacagcaaacaaaaaataaagagatgAAAACCAAAGCAAACTCTATACAGGCCCAAATAatcattaaataaaactaaGGGGAAAACAGTGACTGGCTCCTGAGAAAAATGAAGTTTGTGCAGTAGAAAACAAAGACATTATCAGTACATGTCAAACAAGGCCCATCTTACAGATAATTATCACATAATTGAAAAaccttaaaataaacacaaagcagCAACAAATTATCCAGACTGGACGCCCGTGGGTGACTGGACTGGAGGCCCGAGGGCGACTGGACTGGAGGCCCGAGGGCGACTGGTACCTAGTGAATATGTGGAAGTTATAAACGGCAGGCTTAAGTTACAGTGTTGTCTATTTTGAAAGGTCTTTACCTCATCTGTTAGTCAGAGCAGCCTTTATGCAAAGGTCCCTCCCAGAGCTGAAGACGGGACTGTGGTCTATATAAATATCAATACATTATCGCTTGTCTTTTAACTTCAGTTGTAATTGCTTggattatttttacattgtctTTTAGTTCAATCTGAAGACTTCAAACTCTCCATCTTGACTGCACTCTGCTCACAGCAATAAGGAGGAATGAAAGGATTGGATTTCCTTCACTGTCGTTTAAAACCTTTGCCAGTCCCACAACTTCCtgaaaagctcagattaaagtctaacttgagttaattgagcttcagacagagcagtgccccttGTTAGCATCATCACAACCCCAGAGAACTAGGGAATGTTGacaacatcagctgcaaagtatcaattcatgggtttcaatttaaaaaaatgtagtttccTGATTTGAAGAAGGACCTTTTCTCATTCATAGGATATAAtactttgatttgaattgtgttATTGCTATAGCGACAGAGGGATGCTGTCATGCCAGACCCTTCGAATCAGGAAGGAATCTTtatgcctgaaacccatgaagatAAAAATACTTATTGGAATTATGAATCATTAAATATAGATTAATTATGATGAACCCtggagatttttttcttttttttttttttttacagttgaaTCTTTCTCAGTGGTTCTGTATCATGGCCActagattcaattcaattcaattcaattcatttatttttgtaacgcccaaaatcacaacaacagttgtctcgaagggcgttcatgttttggttgatgggggaaaccggagtacccggaggaaacccatccagacacggggagaaacatgaaaaactccacacagaaaggcctggtgacccggggatcgaaccaaccttcttgctgtgagacatgagtgatggcactcagtcaccgtgccgccaagacacaaaaaacaaaacaacaggaagaatcagacacaacaagaaaaatcagacacaacaggaaaaatcagacacaacaggaaaaatcagacaacataagaaatcggccaggagaccagacgaggaggaggagagccgggcgaggaggaggagagccaggcaaggaggaggtccaactgtcatcggggcatctgaaagagatacactccacagggggagtgggacaggggacaacatgtgaatagcattgctgatgagaaaatagggcaaagtagaggatagtgctcaggttgccatacttcccccagctagttactcctactgcagcttatcttatcccgggttttaataaccctaactccctcactaagtaacctggtcatacgctataccgaagaggaaggttttaagcctggtcttaaatacagagactgtgggggcctgtttaacatcagcagggagttgattccatagcataggagcttggtaactgaatgctctccctcccactgtacttttggacactctaggaaccactaatagtcctgcattctgagagcggagtgctctgtttggctggtacgggacaatagcatcttgcagataggatggggccataccgtttagggctttgtatgtcaggaggaggactttgaatttgattctaagctcgacaggaagccagtgcagatattttagtacaggactgatgtggtctcttcttttagttcctgttaggactctggccgctgcattttggaccaactggaggctccttatagtacttttggggcaggcggcaagcagggaattacagtaatcaagtctggaagtaacaaatgcatggatgagtttttcagcatcgtttttaggtaaaatatttctaattttagttatatttcgcaggtgaaagtatgcggttttacaagctaggtttatatgggctgtgagtgagagattttgatcaaataggactccaagattttttacagtagggctagaagctatactcacattgtcgagtgagaatatctggtctgacagagaatctctttgacctttgggaccaacgacaatgacctctgttttttcaggatttaagagcaggtaattcaaggtcatccaggttttgatgtccttcacacaggcactgagtttatctatttgatcagtctgatttggtttcattgataagtacagctgagtgtcatcagcgtagcagtgaaaattaatgccatgttttctgataatgttacccaatggcaacatatacagagtaaataggattggaccaagcacagatccttgtggaacaccacaggctactttagaacagggagaggtgctctggtttatactaacaaactggtacctatctgatagataggatttaaaccatttgagggcggtccctctgattccaatgtcacattctaacctctgcagtagaatgttgtgatcaatggtgtcaaacgctgcactgaggtccagtaggaccaggactgaagccagcccgttatcagcagctagtagtaaatcatttgttactttaagcagtgcagtctctgtgccgCCATTTCACTTCTTCTTGGGGGAATTTGAGCCACTATAGTAAGACTCAATCACtgacatattttctgttttattcagaGCCAAACTCGCTGAGAATCGTCCTGCTGGGGAAACACGGCAGCGGGAAAAGCAGCCTGGCAAACAACATTCTGGGAGAAAAGATTTTCAGAGTGAGCTACAGGAGCGACTCAAAGATCCGAAGCGTTCAGActcactccaggaccttgaaagaGCGCAAAGTGACGGTGATCGACACTCCAGGGGTCGTGGGAACCCAGGGCGTGGGGTGGGAGCGCGCGGAGCTGGAGAGACACTGTGAATGGCTGAGCTGCCTGGTCCAGTGCGCTCCGGGGCCTCACGCGCTGCTGCTGGTGATGCCTGTGCAGAGGTACAcgagacaggagcaggctgt from Periophthalmus magnuspinnatus isolate fPerMag1 chromosome 20, fPerMag1.2.pri, whole genome shotgun sequence harbors:
- the LOC129457223 gene encoding GTPase IMAP family member 7-like codes for the protein MQEPNSLRIVLLGKHGSGKSSLANNILGEKIFRVSYRSDSKIRSVQTHSRTLKERKVTVIDTPGVVGTQGVGWERAELERHCEWLSCLVQCAPGPHALLLVMPVQRYTRQEQAVVEYIKTQFGEEMFRFTIVVFTHGDQLPENTDILEFVEENTELAKLVQACGGRCHVVDNKYWTKDQQKEDPQRSNEFQVEAILNTVEKMVDENQKY